CGCCTCGTCGAACCGCATCTCGTAGATCAGCTTCTTGAACACCACCGGGTCGTCGGCGAAGAGGTCGACACCCCACTCCCAGTCGTCGAAGCCAATCGACCCGGAGATGATTTGCTCAACGCGGCCGCTGTAGTGCCGGCCGACCATGCCGTGCTCGCGCATCATCGCGGCGCGCTTCTCGAACGGCACGGTGTACCAGTTCTTGATTTCGCCGCGCCGCTTGTCCATCGGATAGAAGCACACGTAACGCCGCGGCGGCACGCCAGCGAAGAGCCGGCTCGACACGCGGTCGCGCTGCCGCGCCATCTCTTCGTCGAAGGCCCGCTCGAACTCGTCGCTGCCGCTCGCCAGGCCGCGCGCGGCGAGCTGCTGGTGGATCTTCGCCGTCATCTCGTACATGCCGAGCTCGACCACCGATACGTACGACGTCGTCGGGTCGAGCAGGTCGGACAGGTGGCAGCGGCCGAGCGCGAGCTGCACGGCCGAAAGGTCGTCGAACGTCGGCCGGAAGTGCACCAGCATGAGGTCGCCCTTGTGGCCGAGCAACTGGACGAAGGCCGTGTGGCCGCGGCCCTCGGGCGTGGCGAGGGCGGTCGTGGCCTCGCTCGCGATGGCGGCACGATCGTCGGGCGCGAGCCCGCGCAGCAGGTCCCAGCGCAGGCGGAACATCTGGTGGAGCAGGCTCCACCCTTCGAGCGTCTCGGGAACGGACGGATGATGCATGGCTCCAGTATAGTGTGAGGATTCACGAAACCGCGGCGCTGCGGGCGCCGTCGAACGGTCAGCGCCAGTCTGGCTGGCGACCGGCGGCCTGCGACTGGCGGCCCCACTCGACCTGACGTGATGAATCGAGCCCCTGGCGACACGTCACCGGGCGNNNNNNNNNNNNNNNNNNNNNNNNNNNNNNNNNNNNNNNNNNNNNNNNNNNNNNNNNNNNNNNNNNNNNNNNNNNNNNNNNNNNNNNNNNNNNNNNNNNNGGCCCCACTCGACCTGACGTGATGAATCGAGCCCCTGGCGACACGTCACCGGGCGGGGACGAAGGTCTCGGGGCTCTCGGGGTGGGACGCCGTGCAGGCCGGCAGTCTGCAGCCGGTAGCCTGTAGCCTGTACCCGGATTGTCGGATTGGGACTAGCCATGCAGCGATCCGCCCGAAGCGCCCTCCCCGTCGCGACACTCGCGGGCTGTCTGGCACTGGTCTGGCTGCCAGGTGGACGTGCTGCCGGCCTCGATGTTACGCGGCACGCCGGCCGACACGCGGCACCAGAGCGCCAGGCGACGCCGGTGTCGGAGCCGCCGCCGCTCGAGTGGTTCTTCGAGGCCACCTCGCGCGACCGACGCGAGGCCGACGCGGCGCTCGCCCGCATCGCCGAGCGGTGGGACACCGGATACGCGGCCATGATCATCGACATGGCGCGCCTGATGCGCCCCGCGCGCTTTGACGACGAAACGGACGCCGGGCTCGCGGGCCTCGGCGCCGATCCGGACGACGGTGCGCCGCAGCCCGGAGCGGGGCTCCCCGCCGCGCGGCGGGTGGACCCCTCCACGCTCATCCGCTCGCGTCTGCTGCGATTCCTGTCGCGCCAGACGGGACAGCGCTTCGGCGACGACCTCTCGCGCTGGCGGACGTGGCTCTGGCAGCAGCCGTACGCGCCGCATCCGGACTACGCCGAGTTCAAGGGCACGCTCTACGCGCAGCTCGACCCGCGCTTTGCGGCGTTCTTCCCGCCGGGCGTGGCAAGCGCCATCCGGCTCGACGAGGTCGACTGGGGCGGCGTCGGCGTCAATGGCATCCCGCCGCTCGTCGACCCCGTGACGCTCGCGGCCGACGAGGCACGCTACCTCCGCGACAACCACGTGGTTTTCGGCATCGTCGTCGAGGGCGACGCGCGGGCGTACCCGAAGCGCATCCTCGCGTGGCACGAGCTGGCGCTCGACCGCGTCGGCGGCATCGACCTCGCCATCGTCTACTGCACGCTCTGCGGCACCGTCATTCCGTACGAGCGGCTGGCGGGCGGCGTCGTGCGCACGCTCGGTACGAGCGGCCTGCTCTATCGGTCGAACAAGCTCATGTTCGACGAAGAGACCGGCAGCCTGTGGGCCACGCTCGATGGCACGCCCGTGGTCGGGCCGCTCGTCGGCAGCGGTCTGCGCCTCACGCCACGACCCGTCGTGACGACGACCTGGGGTGAATGGCGGCGGGCGCATCCGACGACGCGCGTGTTGTCGCTCGAGACGGGCCACCGGCGCGACTACGCCGAGGGTGCGGCGTATCGCGACTACTTCGCGACCGACCGGCTGATGTTCGGTGTGCCCCGGCGCGACGACCGGCTGCGCAACAAGGCGGAAGTGCTCGTCGTGCGCAGCGACGCGTTCCGCGCGAAGCCGGTGGCGGTCTCGATCGACCGCCTGCGCCGCGAGCCGGTGCTTCACGTTGAAGTGGCGGGAGAGCGCGTCGTCGTGCTCACCAGCCGCGACGGCGCCAATCGGGTGTACGAGGCCGGCGACGTCAGGTTCACGAGGTACACGGACGCGGCCCGCGTCGCCGACATCCAGGGGCGAGCGTGGCACGCCACCGAAGACGAGCTGCGGCCCGAAGACGACGTCACCGGGCAGGCGCTCGCACGCGTGCCCGCTCACCG
The genomic region above belongs to Acidobacteriota bacterium and contains:
- a CDS encoding DUF3179 domain-containing protein, with protein sequence MSEPPPLEWFFEATSRDRREADAALARIAERWDTGYAAMIIDMARLMRPARFDDETDAGLAGLGADPDDGAPQPGAGLPAARRVDPSTLIRSRLLRFLSRQTGQRFGDDLSRWRTWLWQQPYAPHPDYAEFKGTLYAQLDPRFAAFFPPGVASAIRLDEVDWGGVGVNGIPPLVDPVTLAADEARYLRDNHVVFGIVVEGDARAYPKRILAWHELALDRVGGIDLAIVYCTLCGTVIPYERLAGGVVRTLGTSGLLYRSNKLMFDEETGSLWATLDGTPVVGPLVGSGLRLTPRPVVTTTWGEWRRAHPTTRVLSLETGHRRDYAEGAAYRDYFATDRLMFGVPRRDDRLRNKAEVLVVRSDAFRAKPVAVSIDRLRREPVLHVEVAGERVVVLTSRDGANRVYEAGDVRFTRYTDAARVADIQGRAWHATEDELRPEDDVTGQALARVPAHRVFWFAWFAQHPDTDLIK
- a CDS encoding heme-dependent peroxidase — translated: MHHPSVPETLEGWSLLHQMFRLRWDLLRGLAPDDRAAIASEATTALATPEGRGHTAFVQLLGHKGDLMLVHFRPTFDDLSAVQLALGRCHLSDLLDPTTSYVSVVELGMYEMTAKIHQQLAARGLASGSDEFERAFDEEMARQRDRVSSRLFAGVPPRRYVCFYPMDKRRGEIKNWYTVPFEKRAAMMREHGMVGRHYSGRVEQIISGSIGFDDWEWGVDLFADDPVVFKKLIYEMRFDEASADYGEFGPFYVGLQFAPAEFATLLEGRTPRLA